A genomic segment from Branchiostoma floridae strain S238N-H82 chromosome 7, Bfl_VNyyK, whole genome shotgun sequence encodes:
- the LOC118419796 gene encoding uncharacterized protein LOC118419796 — translation MAENGANAKRKSAAELRLEQLQKWREARGRQHRPGREPLTPGIVKLTGTSKANLPPSRGSSVKKSSAVKRKQKENTVQEDSYLERFEQWRSEKKKKQERESASKRPPWRPFSAGKTNLLSQPLTRCCNHDHGAGAGARKKLAMDAGAAAAGGDVQNNAEVQDNQEVPLHDEDMQPHLNDMQDNQELLHVENAENLQPHPVDIQHDQERHIENYEDVRDQAELNNIQHNQEHDDNGDVQSHLNIQDNQEVMPHNDMDNIEELQPHVNNIEENQDNTEQLALLGNQDDLEVIPHLGYLENPQGVLQPLEDNQGNPEPGKGNIEDNSEPLDDSLDNPDINTSVQDGQDDVEVTPVEPEQEDRAQPDHMATDGNVRQDIQHVTLVEQDTELSGPGAGEHLTDNTVALPHHLSAMLDVSETEGQANTAVTPFLNDLDEDLNAENISDSQEDDDDSDIMEAAVAIPKKMSMRQKLDQWLKEKGKTPSRFNSILTFRTPAPGSARRSLRKRRSAAPFWPGLGDAGKDEEDAGKDAVTLQLEAIFQECMAAIDEGYSSVNIAGILDTVYSCIPQCVQHSQYWLCRARLAQLQRDDHRVVSMFEMAVAAHAEPYEDIKDALTAFVLRKEAEQPRETPEDDGIEHVRPSALFKTPKRRSAFARLDQGAAFDSSMKMYSVTPLFRRARGVLRKAAPVPVATVAPIVVTPVRRSARIRRASALHPPELREHDPLVPSLADVSEEEFVLRANRALVRETPMVDGDAD, via the exons AGTTACGTTTGGAGCAGCTGCAGAAGTGGCGTGAAGCCAGAGGTCGGCAGCACCGCCCGGGAAGGGAACCCCTGACCCCTGGTATCGTCAAGCTCACCGGTACCAGCAAGGCCAACCTTCCACCCTCTAGGGGATCCTCTGTCAA GAAATCATCTGCTGTGAAAAGGAAGCAGAAGGAGAATACAGTCCAGGAGGATAG CTATCTGGAGAGGTTTGAACAGTGGCGCagtgagaagaaaaagaagcaagAAAGAGAGAGTGCAAG CAAAAGACCCCCATGGCGGCCATTCAGTGCCGGTAAGACTAACCTGTTGTCCCAGCCTCTGACGAGGTGCTGTAACCATGACCATGGAGCTGGGGCTGGTGCCAGGAAGAAACTCGCCATGGATGCAGGCGCTGCCGCTGCTGGGGGTGATGTTCAGAACAACGCTGAGGTTCAGGACAACCAAGAAGTACCCCTGCATGATGAAGACATGCAGCCACATCTAAACGACATGCAGGACAACCAAGAACTACTGCATGTTGAGAATGCTGAAAATCTACAGCCACATCCAGTCGACATCCAGCACGACCAAGAACGGCACATTGAGAACTATGAAGATGTTCGTGATCAGGCAGAGCTGAACAACATCCAGCACAACCAAGAGCatgatgataatggtgatgTGCAGTCACATCTAAACATTCAGGACAACCAAGAGGTGATGCCACACAATGACATGGACAACATTGAAGAACTACAACCACATGTGAACAACATTGAGGAGAACCAGGATAACACAGAACAGCTGGCACTGCTTGGCAACCAAGATGATCTAGAAGTCATCCCTCATCTTGGTTACCTAGAGAACCCCCAGGGAGTGTTACAACCTTTAGAGGACAACCAAGGCAATCCGGAGCCAGGCAAGGGAAACATAGAGGACAATTCAGAGCCTTTAGATGACAGCCTTGATAACCCAGATATAAACACCAGCGTACAAGATGGTCAGGATGATGTTGAGGTTACTCCAGTAGAGCCGGAGCAAGAGGACAGGGCTCAACCTGACCACATGGCAACTGATGGTAATGTTAGGCAGGACATACAACATGTAACTCTTGTCGAACAAGACACCGAACTAAGCGGTCCAGGTGCTGGAGAACACTTGACAGACAATACTGTGGCACTCCCTCATCACCTAAGTGCCATGTTAGATGTGTCAGAAACTGAAGGACAAGCCAACACAGCCGTGACACCATTCCTGAATGATCTTGATGAGGATCTCAACGCGGAGAACATAAGCGATAGTCAagaggatgatgatgactcAGACATCATGGAAGCAGCAGTAGCCATACCAAAGAAAATGTCCATGAG ACAAAAGCTTGACCAGTGGCTGAAAGAAAAGGGGAAGACGCCGTCACGGTTCAACAGTATCCTGACATTCAGGACCCCGGCTCCAGGGTCTGCCAGAAGGAGTCTGAGGAAACGAAGGAGTGCTGCACCCTTCTGGCCGGGCCTGGGGGATGCTGGGAAGGATGAGGAGGATGCTGGGAAGGATGCTGTGACCTTGCAGTTGGAAGCCATCTTCCAGGAATGCATGGCTGCAATAGATGAG GGTTATTCCTCAGTCAACATCGCTGGTATCCTGGACACGGTGTACAGCTGCATCCCCCAGTGTGTGCAGCACTCCCAGTACTGGCTGTGTCGGGCCAGGCTGGCACAGCTGCAAAGGGACGATCACCGTGTGGTGTCCATGTTTGAGATGGCAGTGGCAGCTCATGCAGAG CCTTATGAAGATATCAAAGATGCCCTGACAGCCTTTGTGTTGAGAAAAGAAGCAGAGCAGCCTCGGGAGACCCCAGAGGATGATGGGATAGAGCACGTACGGCCTTCAGCGCTGTTCAAGACGCCAAAACGGAGATCTGCATTTGCCAG ACTGGATCAGGGAGCAGCGTTTGACTCCTCTATGAAGATGTATTCAGTCACACCACTCTTTAGAAG AGCCCGTGGGGTGCTCAGAAAAGCTGCGCCGGTTCCCGTGGCAACAGTAGCTCCAATCGTGGTGACGCCGGTCCGTCGCTCTGCACGGATCCGCCGTGCGTCTGCCCTCCATCCGCCCGAGCTGCGGGAACATGACCCCCTTGTACCGTCCCTCGCAGACGTGTCCGAGGAGGAGTTCGTACTTCGAGCCAACAGGGCACTCGTCCGAGAGACCCCCATGGTCGATGGTGATGCTGATTGA